In Gossypium hirsutum isolate 1008001.06 chromosome D01, Gossypium_hirsutum_v2.1, whole genome shotgun sequence, the genomic window ACTAAGACCGAATGTGTATCTTCTTGGCCTGTTCCTAAATCATTTAAGGAGTTGCGTAGCTTTCTCGATCTCACGGGCTATTATAGGAGGTTCATTCGGGGTTATGGTGTGCTTGCTCGACCCTTAACCAAATTGTTGAAGAAGAATGGTTGGGGTTGGTCAGAATAGGCCACAGAAGCTTTTCAAGCATTTAAACGAGCCTTAAGTTTTGCACTAATGTTGATGCTTCCAAATTTTCAGTTGGAATTTACAATGGATACGGATGCTAGTGGGTTTGGGGTTGGAGCGGTATTACAGCAGCAAGGTAGACCTCTAGCCTTCTTTAGTAAGGCTCTTGGGGCTCGTCATCAGGCCTTGTCAATCGTTGCAATCGTTGCCAGTTCCGAATCGTGCTCGGTCGGTGATTAGTATGGACTTCATCGAAGGACTTCCCTCTTCAAAAAGAAAGAATTCCATTTTAGTGGTGGTTGATCACCTCACTAAATATGGCCATTTTATAGCATTGTCTCATCCTTACACGGCCAAAGATGTAGCTGGTGAGTATCTTACTCATATATATAAACTCCATGGCATGCCTGAGTCCATTATATCAGACAGAGATAAAATTTTTGTTAGTGGTTTTTGGCAAGAGCTTTTTCGACAATCGGGAACTAGGCTTCTCATGTCAACAGTCTACCACCCCCAAACAGATGGCCAGACGGAGGTACTAAATCGGTGTCTTGAAAATTATCTACGTTGTATGACGGGGGAAACACCGGCTCAATGGTTCTTCTGGCTACCACTCGCTGAATGGTAGTATAACTCGTCGTTCCATTCTTCGATCCAGCTCACCCGTACGAGGCTTCGTATGGCTAACCTCCGCTGACACACATGTCTTATCTAGTAGGTGCCTCTTCTGTAGCTGCGGTGGATCGCAGCCTACAAGCTCGAGAGGCCGCAAGGAAGTTACTTCATTCATGCCTTAAAAAGGCTCAGGCTCGTATGAAACATTTTGCTGACAAGCACCGTTTGGAAAGAAGCTTTCAAATTGGTGACTTAGTCTACTTAAGATTGCAACCTTACAAATAGCAGTCTCTTCGAAGGGTCATTAACCAGAAACTATCTCCCAAGTACTATGGACCTTTTCCTGTTATCGGGAAGGTAGGAACAGTGGCTTATACTCTTCAACTGCCGTAAAATTCACGGATTCACCCTACGTTTCATGTTTCCCAACTGAAGAAACACATTGGTTTGGCCCCTACTCAAGCTCAATTACCCCTGGTAGATGATCAAGGTGCTTTGCCAAAGGAACCAGTCCGCATTTTAGACAGAATGATAGTCAAAAGAGGAAACCATGCAATAACTGAAGTGTTAGTCGAGTGGGTTAATTCTTTTCTAGAGGATGCGACATGGGAGCCACTTACTGCGATTCAGTCCAAATTTCCTCGAATTTTTCCTTGAGGACAAGGATGTGTTTGTGGGAGGGAAATACTGTTACGAGCTGAAATGTTAGCAGgaagaattaattaaaatagCTTAAGTAAAACGGTGAGTTTTGAGGATTAGTGGAACGGTGCGTTTTGGTGATAACTAAAATGTGCCGCGtcattgttttgttattttccttaATATTTGCATGTACTGCATGGGAAGGCAGTtatcgaaatttgaaaaaaaactttCAGTATCTTCTCTTCTTCTCCGaaaatattcttcttcttctccattttttTCTTGCTTAATTTCTGTTGTTTGCCAAATTCTTGTTTCACCTAATGTCTCGACATGGATTTTATCTGTCGGGAACCTTCAAAAATTGGAGTTTTTTCTTTGGCAAGCGTTTATCATTTCATTCTCTCTTGTAGTGACCCTAATCTCGTCTTTTCTCATGGAGTTGTCTCTAGTTTTTGGACGTCATTGTAGAAAGTTCGTCTCCcaccaaaattgaaaattttcccaTGGAAATGTGGGTGGAAAGCTCTCCCCACTAGATCGCTCATTTCTTTTCGGGGTATGAATTATGTTGATCTTTGCCCATTCTATTCTAATAATCAAGAATCTGTTGTCCACCTTTTACGAGATTGTCACATTACCCAAAATTTATGGAGGGAGGTCTATCAATGTAGCCGATTTAATCCCCCTTTGTTTAATAGTTGGGAAGAGTGGTTGCTGAGTAATATTACCTCCAAAAATTGGATCCAACACCCATTGATTCCTTGGTACATTATTTTTACTCTCACTTTGAGAAATTTGACACTGCCACAAGGCTTTAGTTTTCTCCAACAATAGGCCATTACGAGGTTTTGTATAGCGTATTCTGACCAGTGCAGGAGAATTTGTTGCCCTATTTGTACTAGTGAAAAAAATATAACATTCCAAATATCATTCCAGTTGCATGGAAACCTCCTCCATTGAATACTGACAGTTCATATATTGGGAACCGAGAAAGTCTAGTGCCGATGTTATTATCCGTGTTCATCAGGCAGTTGAGTGATTGGCTCTTTTTGTCACATCCCTAGAGCTACTGGCGTTGAGGCTGAGCTGTGAACCTTGAGAGACGATCTAATCTTAGCTCAACAACTCAACTTaaataatctttaaataaaaGTCGATGCTATGGTCCCGTTTTATGAATTCTAACCCTTTGCAACATGCCTTTCATGAAGGGAACAAGTGTGCCAATGATTGGAACTCACATGGGAAGTAGTTTACATCTTTTCTCTTAATGATTTAATTTGTGTTTGTTGACCCTCCTATTTGATTAGGTCATTTGCTTTTCGACAATGCCCATGGGCAAATTATGTATCCAACCCCAAATAATACTTGttccttttttttcaaaacaaaatccatgtatcatacaagataaaaaaaaaccaatgaaATGCTATAATAtaagaacaaaattttataaacatgatgaacctaaataaatttaattttttgtttactAAACAGCTTCTACCGTGCCTGCTTCCGAAATATAAGTTCCGCCACCAATTTCAGTAATTAAATTTAGTGgctataaaagaaaagaaactgcTAAGATGGAAATAGAAAAGCAATTCGATACCAACAGCAATATCCAACCTCAATACTGGAAACAAAAGTACCAAACCAAGCCAAGACTCGAGAGCTCTGCCAACCTCTCAAATGGAAACAAAAATCTGTGATTTATTGATGGAAAATCTGTTTCAAAGAGCCATAAGCTTTAACTAAAAACAAGTCTTTAATCAAACATCCAACATTCATCCAATTCAGAAGACTGCGTCCTCAGCCAATCACAACAACGTCTCTGAAATATGGAGACTGGAATGGAAACCATCATACCCAcccacataattaaaccaaaaaatatttccatttttcatttaaaatgtctAAAAGATAACCAGATTTATAAATCCTTGAGATTTGTATTCCCATCACCTGATTAATCGTAGTGATTTCTGTCTCTTCACGCGTAGTTTAACCTGAATATGTCATTCAACACATAAAAGCTTCCTTGTGGTGTTGGCATCAAATGAAACATCTGAGACCAAAATCAAACCCAAAATCACTCAGTTAATAAAGCTTGATGTCAAAATATCACAACCAGTTCGTTGCAAATAAGCTCCTATACTTTTGTTACACCTAAATTAGCTTTAACTTTCCAACTTTTAGGTAAAAATCAATCTCTCATTTGAATATAGGCAAAAATCAAGGGTAAGAACTAGCATGGGTATAAATACAAGTATTCAGGGCCTTCTTAAAAAAGTACTTTTTTCATAGTTTAGCCATTAGATAAAAACAGGCCCTTATTGCACAAAATTATACAGAACGTTGAGCCATAAATACGTATCAAACTATATAAGTTTGCTCTACGAGAAAGCAAGGCATATAAGTCATAAGGAAAATCATCAATGTCTACAGTTGAGGAGAGATATCACTGGTTTTTCTTTTATGTCATGCTCACGATAGAGTTGCCAAGAAACAACACTGAGAAGATGTTTGATAATCTTTCACAGTATGCACTGTGAGCACCCACCATCTATTTCTTATGCGAAAAATGTAATAGGCAAgcataaaagattaaaatacacAACCGAAGGCTTGcctatgataaaaaaaaacttcagGAACGAAAGAACTCTTGATTGCTACAATTATTTATAACACGTAAACATACAGACAGGAATCATAGACAATCTTACAacactaattttaaaattttaattagatcctTATTTTATccagataaataaataagaatatgGGGTAACGGTGATGTTTGTAATCTCAAAAAATCATCACAGACGACCATCTAAGTCAACTCCATATGCAGAGCCACATAGGGCACAACAAATAAGAAATAGCAGGTGTTCCATCGGCAAGATGGTGGATCCAAAATATCTATATCTTTGAAAATTCATGAAATCGACATTGTTAATTATATCGAGTATATCATACATGTTTCCCTTACTAATTCAATTATCAAAAGGAATGGAAAACAAGCGATCACTGAAATATAATTATAAACAGCAGAGTTTTATATGCATTAAACAGCCAATTCAATTCTTAGAATCctgaagaataaataaaaaaaattcaagaggGAGTTACAGCAGATCAAAAACTCACTTAAAAGATCCATCACTAACAAATCGAATCGCGAAATTAATATCATCAATAACACCGATGAGATCAACAGTGTCACACAGATTAGCCTTAGATCGATCGCTCAAGTACatataaaaaaccctaaaaaacaaaacaaaataaaagatgcGAAGAGAGCTACCTGGCTAAACTTGAGAGCATGTTGTTCGCCGGCGAGTTGTAGTGTTCCAGAGACGAAGACGAGGACGCCGCCGGCGCCAGATGGCTGGCAATCAACGGTGGAAATATTGTGCTTGCACTGCTGGAAAGGAAGGCTGGTTAGCTTAGCGACAATGCTCTGAGATCCTTGGATCTTTTGACCTTCAAAGGTCAACATGGAACCTTCCTGGTAGAGATTGGCTAAACCGGCCCGGTTCGCATCGAATGTCGAGTAGTAGTGATCGACAAAAGCCTTGGCTACAGCGTCTGGATCCATCGATTTTTCCTTTTGTTTATCAGAGTTTGAGCCGTCAAAGAGAAGGGCAGTGACACAGTAATTAAGAGAAGCGAGACCAGCCGAGCCCATCCAAAATTGTGTATTTATAGGAGGATTCATCTAGCGGCTGAATTTGAATCATAAAAATCTAAAGGACAAGGGGATGCCAGcgtgttctttctttcttttggatCGTTTATACATCCGCTTTACTGTCTATCAGTTAGCGGATCGTTCTTTGCGTCAATCTAACGTAGCCCAATCGTTTTTCTTttacctaattttatttgaaggaAATTTTGAAATTACCTTTTTATTGGGGCAAATTACATATAAaagtctatttttttaaaaattatcgaaatgggcccggtaaataattatttatcggaatgaCCCTATTTCCTCGAAAGCGCATCCACatcatcgcgtccacgtcagcgcgatgttagGGGACGTGGCAGGGAAACGCGTCCCTGAGGAAACGTTTTGCCTACGTGAACAGAAATCGCTCCTTCAATGGCGCACTTTATGTCCATGTAGGCAAAACGCTTCCTTAGGGACGCGTTTTGCCCGTGTCTCCTACGATTAGGGTTTTGGGTTATTGGTTTAGGGGTAAGATTagggttttggtgtttttaagtttagggttttagagaaaaattaaataaataagggattagggtttagggtttgtcaattaagttaattataatttttttcaaaattggattGGGTTTcgtatttattgttttttaagaaaaaatcaattaaattaaggtttagggttacttgagtaatttaattaaatttttttaaaaaattagattagggtttagagttaagggtttttaaggaaaaatcaaataaattagggttcaggattacttgagtaaattaattataaatttttataaaattagattagggtttagtgtttagggtttttaagtaaaaacttaaataaattagggtttggaGTTTAaggttacttaattaaattatttgttaatttaaagaagctcccacgtggacggacttttgctacagtagctcctgaaaaaataatttcgagtagacgtttctgagcaaatagtgtcaaaaacgttttaagcaggatgctttgtcagcagaagtactgaaagaagctctcacatggacgcgcttttgctacagtagctcctGAAAAAGTAATTTCGAGTAGACGTTTTTGAGCAagtagtgtcaaaaacgctttaagcaggatgctttatcagtagaagtactgaaagaagctcccacgtggatgcACTTTTGCTATAGTagctcttgaaaaaataattttgagtagatgtttctgagcaaatagtgtcaaaaacgctttaagcaggatgctttgtcagctgaagtactgaaagaagctcccacgtgaacgcgcttttgctacagtagcacaTGTTTGGCCTAAGGCTATAAATGATGCAAAATTTTTTCTCAGATTGCATAAGttacaacaaaaaaaatgagagaggctaagaaggatagaaattgaagatgagtgaacgtattactgctgttatttactatgatggtgaggtttgccacaccgagaacggtgttgtttttttatcggagaatacagtgcgactagtttttaaccagaacatagatttgacagaacttcgtaaaagaattaggcataAAATAGTCGAaatgacgccaatgaaagttctgtctattacgtatcgattttgttcttctgttgatccggtgatatatgactcgttcgacataaaatgtGCTTGTAGCTTAGAGGCAATGGTGCAGGCTCATCTCGCTAGTGGAGCACcctatattgaattatatgtacaatttatatCGCCAAATGATGCACTTGCGACTGGTGTTCGAGAGGTATACGCGACCCCTGCCTGACACTCGGTTAGTGGGTTACAAAACACGGAATAGCTCATGTTTGGTAGTGGTGTGGAATACACAACCCCTACACGACACTCTATCGCTGGATGGGACATGCAGctcggtgggtcgatgtttgatgctggaaatacgtactaggGAACggcatcaacttctagtggttggcaatctacatccaattggggatgTTATGAAACACCCaaaagaagggatgatgtactccctacgacgtctaccggtgaggggacctcgtacgttgcagatgatggtaggttagaagatgactccgatacagatccacctcgagagcctggGCCCGATGGTGCAGAAATTGCATTATtctctgaaccggagcctattccaaccgaacctgaagatgttgtaaggggttcagatgaagaagaagatccacgaTTCAGGGCATACTCACCTTCAGCTCATATgtataatgtcgatctgtctgcagatgatgcgttagagtttccaaaTCTACCACACtggttgcgtgatcgtacaagtttgGTATTGGATttgggtgaatttgaagttggtaatcagttttccaacaaggatagttttattggtgctttgaaacaacatagcatcaataacggcgttaactaccacgtcgttaagTCCAAAATTGATAGTTTGAGGTGAAGTGTGCAGTGTaagacggtacatgttcatggaaaatttacgccTCGTTGAGGAAAAGGATAGGGTTAtgggagattaaaaagtacaaaggtccacatacatgtgctgtaGGTACATTATGTAGGGTTTCtgaataatattgttattatgtaatgttgcatgGTTTAATGTACTCCGTTTATATGTATTTCACAAGATCAACCTAAattggattcagctatgttagctagcttgatactacccATGGTGAAGGTAGATCCAGGACTTCAGTGccggtcttaattgccaatattcgtagccaaatgaggtacacgccctcttaccgcatggcttggatagctaagaagaaagcgttggagaagatgcatagtagGTGGGACGcttaatataatgaaatatagcagtggtgtcaagtgctaaagagatacgtcccaggttgcataacagaccttcaaatggaacatgcgtactacaacgaccgaCTGTGAGATGTTTaacgcacttcgttatccatgcgctcatgtaattgcagcttgtcagaatctccgtctggatccgatgagctatgtcgacgaagtgtacaaattagaaaacatgtacaacgtctggagacatgtattcccaccggtcccagatgaacgtaagtggccatTTGTATCGCTTGCTCcatttaagctgttaccggatagagaattgcgtctcaaaccaaagggtcgaccttgctcaactagaatacgtaacaatatggatatccgagaaacagccagtcaacagaagttgtgcggatggtgtaggaacccagaaCATACAAGCCGATCATGCCCAAATCACAATAGTTGAACGTTATTGTAAAAaactttgtattatttatatttttttaaatcaaaaattGGTACAAATATTCAGAATATTgacttatttaaaagaaaatctattttattaaaaatattaaagtaaattacaattactttattcaaaacaacgttttattttattaaaagaaataatatagaaatattcaacattgccttatttaaaagaatttctattatattagaaatgtataagtaaatttctattttagtacatgaaataatatagaagaatttctattttattacgtcaaataatatcaaaatattcaaaatgtttgtacaaataaaaatcaatctccgtgcccgccggattcagtgccacatgacggtcgtcgacggttacgcattggattcctcctttgtccagctttcggcgggggttgtggttgctccaGCGGGGATTTTGGTTCCTCCGGTAAGGGATCTAGTTGTCGGTGTTGGGACgatgagccaccttgatagaatagtgactgtggaggtgtttgcatcaccaatgGCGAAgctgtttgaaacccatacggtgatggggtttggtaaaaagaagagctctcTAACGGCCCCTCTTACGATCCCTCATGCAAcgctggcctatacatcggcggtcCACTCGGCGTAATCGAAAATGGAAATGAACCAAGCCATTGACTCCAACCTACCATAGgactagaaaaaggaaacatataaaggttaggatacataaaagggctaggatacgcacctagcatcatctgaaaaggctgtACCGTGGGTATCGTCGGTTGAACTGCTGGGTCGGGTGACTGTGTTGGTGCTGTTGCTGGGCCTGGTGATTGTATCGGCGATGATGATAGGCCGGGTGAATGTTTGGGACTCGTTGTTGGGCTTGCGTCGTTGtcccttcttcttggatttaaagggcgaCGCCATTCCCTTTGGACACACaattgccgctgcctctccttTGACGATAGTAAATACGGTTTGCCatagatcctaaaccatggcatgtattccagCACGCATGCTAACTCTAGAACGATGATCGATTCCCGAGttggtatataatcataccgatctCTCACATTTGGATGTAGTGTGACCAGAATCTCGACCAATCCGTATGCAATTACCGTAGGTCGATTTTGTGATGATCATCCAATACCTCAGGTGCCACGGGAATCGATTGTCGAAATCCAAATTACCGTAATACTCTATTCGACTGGTGCATCTCTACAGTCGTAAAGTTGACCAACGAGACTTTCACATGCCAAGCGTTTGGATTTTGGAAGtactcatccggaattactgcccgaattaccggatcctcgtatggtatctattgaaactatatgaccatgatggaaatattagttatatactaaatactaaataccaatcgactatctcatgatggaaatatctattttatttaatacttacttgtgctttcgactgttggtctaatagaagccgtatatcttcaagagaggtaggtaatcgagcataacttaccggatggttccacctaattaaataaatttttagcattctattatattttaaatctacgtaataattgtaaaatctaatataaaatttacctcgttatgagtgggaatgtatacggGTGGTCCACTTGAGGACGTAAAAATAGAAAGTGAAACCGTGCCCATggctgcagtagtgacaggcaacctccgatttttacTTTATTCGGTTGCGTTGTCCTgcacatctcccggtacaatgttgccaacacggcagacccccaactaaattcaccagctactcgaaaatcaacgagtttcagaagccatcttagatgtacgaggtttcgtgacaagtccggcatcagataacctctaattatctgaagaatgtatgcccgagcatattgGATTCTTTCTAGTTTGGTTGAATCATCATCCGAAtctgggaatgtgtctcgtaaccagcccatctcgatccaaCCTCCGTTAATATTCTCCGGAATAGTGCCtaaaagctcgtagcataccgCTTCCCAATCACCAGATTGAACAGACCCGATGACTGcgtacccgtccaccggcaatctcAATTGCAAATtgacatcttccaaagtgatagtgcactctccacatggaagatggaatgtatgcgtttcgggtctccacctctcaatcaacgcactgataagtttcgggtccaacttgcatcctcGGTCTAccatcgccacgtgccaaaaacccgcctaccgcaggtaattctctaccaacggtgatgaaggaccatgcatattacggatataacattgcaatatccgatctacagacttttataacaaataataaaataataattattgaaaattgcataaataaaaaaaaatcttaaataatatttaaaaattaaatttaacacttaccattttcatttgttcgacggatatgtgcttgtcatcaagacgaatcaattctccggccattgctaaattggtacaaatttttacgatttaaaaaaaattcaaaaaaataaaatttaaatcttttttaaaaataattaaaaaattaaagctcttttaaatagaaatttgagaggaatttgagagaatattagagagaaattgagagaaatgatttagttgtgaaaaaaatgaaagggggtttatattttcttttactgTTGGGGGGGTCACCAACGGTCAAAAAAGTAGCCGTTGCTACTGTTCACACGCGGACAAAACGCGTCCCCAAGGGAGTGCTTACGTGGCAGGAAAACACGTCTTTGAGGGAGCGATTTCTGTCCACGTAGGCAAAACGCTTCCTCAGGGACGCGTTTTCCTGCCACGTCCCTTGACATCGCGCTGATGTGGACACGCTTTTGGGGAATTGGGCCATTgtggtaaataattatttaccggacccattttgataaatttaaaaaaaagggcttttataTGTAATTTGCCCTTTTTATTGAAAGAAGTATTATTTTTGGAGtaagaaaaatatatgtttttatctctaaaatttttgaagtacCTACTAGATTTTGGAGTATTACTTTCGGCTCTCCTAAAATACGGTGTTGGGaacttttaaatataataagAGAAACAAAATTAcctttcaaataatatttattactcATTAAAAATTATTGGTTTTTAGCAAATTCATTACTAAGTTGATGATTAAATTGAGAGTGACACTAGTTCAGTAAAAcacttaaatataataatagatattATTGTTTAAACCCTAACTGAGTTAATGTCAAGAGTCAACCAGTCACTATCTTGAtaatgaaaattacaaaaatatccttCTATGTATAAATCAAGTAGAGTAAATTGCACCATATTTTCCCAAACTTAATTCTTACATTAAATTTGTCTCAAAACTTTAAATTACAACATCAAACTTTTGAGATTATATCAATTGTATGattcaattattaaaatcattaatattattattaaatgtgaCGCATTAAATTTATcttgacataatttaaaattaacaaaaaaaccataaaatgaaaaaaaagttaaaaagtaaaaaagaaacgCAAAACCAGACAACTTTTGCCCCATAAATgtataaattaaaacttaaaaaataaaaaagttaaagatAAAGATAAAAAAGATATATAAGAGAGTTTCTTTTAAGCTTCTACAAAAGCTTTAAATCTCTAAATCAATTGCAGTGCCAAATCGTGGTAAATTTAAAATGATGCAAAATCGTTTTTGTGGTGTACATGTTACACTCTACACTTGATTTggttgttaaatttgaatgtcaGACATCATATTCATTATTAGAGTAATTCAAACTAATTTTATActaagaaataattaaaacatcatttaaaacaaatcattttcaaataattaaaatttatatttaaaacttttaaaacaatttagaaaaaaattaaaatggttcCTAGGTTTTTAGAGGTGTTCAAGATTAAATACGCGTCTCTTCGGGGGTCGAAAAACCTCAAATAAAAGAGGGACCTTCTTCTGACCTTGTTGTATCGATACAACCATGGACTTGTACCGATACAAGTCCCTGGTACTATTCACTTTTGCTTACTAAATTACTTGTATCGATACAACTAACCACTTGTACCGAAACAACTTTGCTTGAACCCAAAAATAACCTCAAAGCACCCCTATTTTGACCCAAAGTAATACCTTAATTAAACCAAAACTTGTATTACTCAAAAATGATGTTTAAAACACCATTCCCACTCACATTAACATATTCAAACACTATAGACACAGTCATGATCAAGAAGAATCAAACTTAGCCAACAAGCAAGATTATTTGGCAAGCAAGAAACTAGTTATTCATATACATACCTTCATATTTCTAGTTCTGATTTTAACCATGACTAGATTATTCTATAACATATTCAATATGATTAACATAACACACAATTAAGCTTAGAATACAAAATCTTTCATGTTATTCATTTGAAATCGGCAAAATGGACTCCAACAACTACTTATactctaggtacatgccaagacaCTTCTAGTGTTTACTATGAGCAAATCAATTTTAATGGAGCTGAGTTATAACCTTCGGATGCCTTTGAACTATACGAACATGATCCAACATTGTTGACACCTACGTACAGAACAAACATGTCTGCATGCTGAGCATTAGATGTAAAATGGTGCTAGTATAATTTGAATTCAatacattatatataaaatatataaacttgtTATTAGTATACTATATAATATCATCTAATCAAGTCCACAGTGGAAAATTAATATCTCATAAAATTATTTGCTTAAACTTTCTCAAGAATATCATAATTTCAAGCCATTTATCATTTGTTAGCAATGCACCTTCAGATCTTTGCATCTCATTTTCATACAGCaaataaaattagtttatttatacaATAGAACATGGCCCCTAAGGCTTTTAACTAGTAGTAAATATGGTCTTTCACATGTTTTTCATATGTTTTTATTCTTGTTTTCAATCATATTAATACACCTATAGGGTTGACATTCTAAT contains:
- the LOC107922543 gene encoding nuclear transport factor 2B isoform X1 codes for the protein MGSAGLASLNYCVTALLFDGSNSDKQKEKSMDPDAVAKAFVDHYYSTFDANRAGLANLYQEGSMLTFEGQKIQGSQSIVAKLTSLPFQQCKHNISTVDCQPSGAGGVLVFVSGTLQLAGEQHALKFSQMFHLMPTPQGSFYVLNDIFRLNYA
- the LOC107922543 gene encoding nuclear transport factor 2B isoform X2, whose translation is MNPPINTQFWMGSAGLASLNYCVTALLFDGSNSDKQKEKSMDPDAVAKAFVDHYYSTFDANRAGLANLYQEGSMLTFEGQKIQGSQSIVAKLTSLPFQQCKHNISTVDCQPSGAGGVLVFVSGTLQLAGEQHALKFSQMFHLMPTPQGSFYVLNDIFRLNYA